In the Mastacembelus armatus chromosome 16, fMasArm1.2, whole genome shotgun sequence genome, ATTTAGGCCTGTACATGTTTATCGTCCAGCACTGACTAAAAGACAGATATACATTAAATACCCACAAATAAAAATAGTATATAGTGGGTTTTTAGTGTTTTGCTGAAAATAGCTTTATGTTGCAGTGTGGGTTGCTTTGTGTAGAGGGGAGCTGCGGAATTAGCCTCTTGTCTTTATActctctttctcatttctttcaggaaaaagtggaTGATGATAGGAGTGACAAAGATGAAACAGATGAatcaggagaggaggaggatcgTGTGGCAGAAGataaaaaagacatgaagaaaAATAGACCAGTGCAGAATGGTTACATAGTCCACAACAAtaaccacagaaagacagagtgaaaaGAAACAAGTGTCAGGAAGAAATAATGTGAGAAGGACTCGTATCCCTCAGCAAgtgagcaggagagagggatgaaaagacagaaaaagaaagggatGTGGGTAAGCAGGGGGAGGGGGTCATTAATTCCCTAAAAACCAAGAGCAGCAGGTATTCTGAGGTTTGACACCATTACTTTGCACAACACAAAatattcactcacacacattcatgcatacTTCTAGAGGGCACAGAGATCCAAAAGATGATATACACTACATCATGTGGCATGGCTTTTGTGCTTTGTCATCAGAGAAAAATGTATCACAGTCAGTGTCAGTCCCAAACTTTCAAAAAAAAGAGGGGAAGAAatggagaggacagagaaaaggagtGATGCTGATTTTACTTCAGCTTTCTTGTTGTAACTGTGCCTTAGAGCCAGCTAATGGCTGTTAAAATGCCATTTTATAACTTTATGCTTTAattttttgttgctttatttcagtgtcttttGCTTTCTACAAGGATAAAGAGAGTCAAAGTGAGTTTTATGAAACAACGGGGCATGTATTTCCCTAATTTTCAGTCTATGCAACTACATTAGTGTTTCTTCAGCTATTGCAACATATTTgcacaaaaatacagtatatcataTAATTTAATATTGTGCGGTAGGACTGTGTACCTCTGCTCTCCAGTACACACAGTGCCATTTATAAAAAGGCCACCTTGTAAAGTTTAAGGAGTAAATTAGGTTTCAGATTTGTAGATAAACACCAAGAAAATGTTGCcttatttccatttttgttcAAATGATGTCACACCTGAAAAGGATACAGTTGTCAAttctttgctgtgtgtgcagccttTGATGCCCAGAAAGTATTGTTGAGCTAAATCACTGCAATAGAAATCACAGCTCCATGCTAGGTTTGACAGAGCTGAATGCTCTGGGGTTTGGCCAAAGCAAAAGTAAATCCTGTCTCACCCAGTTGTATCACACCTATGATGATGTTCACTGAAAAGTGATGATTCTCAATAAAATGTAAAGGTTGGTGGTACTGTTGAAGTGAAGGAGTTTTACTAAAGCAAAACCAGACAGGTCAACTATTTCCAAGTCTTACAAATATTGGCCAAATTTCCTATGTCACTGCCAAGTAGCCCAGTTATTTTGTTAACCTGAGTGAGAATTTAAATGCTGATCTAATGGATGATTTTAGGTATTATTCTTTGTATAAATCAGGTttacatgtatgttttttaatgtttgaagGAAATCTGgagttcagtgtttcagttttgagAAAAATGAGGAAATCGTGAAatgagtgtcagtgttttgttttttatgctttttgcattttttttttttttttttttttgtatgtcaaGTGCCTTATACGTGATGTGTGGCAAACTCTCTTTCCTGTCTTCATgtcctctccttttctccacCTCAAACCACAGATTCAACTCTTAAGACCTGGGACATCCTCCCTCCCTAACGTCTCTCACTTTTCCCCTCTTCATTACAAATTGCCATCTGGTCCAACTCACGCTCATTCCACCACCATGTTCATTTTACTAACCTAAACCAGCCAGCAACCTCTCTTTTCTTGTGATACCGAAGAAAACAGCTGTGTCCTACTTACAGTGTTatttttgacagtgtttttttttttttttttttggtttgtttgtttaataataGCTAAGTAttgttattaataataaaaaacaaacatcataaATCACAATGACAACACTGGAAAGttggtttcttttgtttataCTGCTAGCTATATTTAAACAAATGTCCAACAAAAACTGGAGTCCATTAATCATAATTTTATGGCTGAAGAGAAGAGGTGGCTCAGAAGCACATCACTTAAGATGAAATGCTCGAACTGTACTGGAGCTCTTACCTGAACATTGGTCAGCAGTGTCCAGCTGTTCTTTTGTCTGCACAAGAGGTTTATATGATGCCATGAATTTTAATAGTTatttcacatacatttttatgttgCATGTATCTATAGTTAcgccaaaatgtaaaaatacgTTCTCTTTTTAAGAGATTTATAATATCACAATACATTAATGCAACCTCATAGACTTCTGAATTTCAAATGCAGTAGTGGAAAATGACTAAGTaataagtacatttatttatgatttatttgtaTCAACTGACCAAATTTTagagaaatattttactttttgcttGCTATTAACATTTGAATGGATTTTATAGATTCAGCAACACGGTAAAAGTAGTTACATCTGACTCAACAGTGAAAATCAAGTGTTAACTTTTTGCAAAATAATGATGGGTATTTGTCAGGATTTCCTGAACTCTAAAGAAATTATCAGACATGTTGATATTGGAAATAACACGCAGATGTAGAGTTCTAATGTTACTACTATTAATAATACTACCTAGCCTGCAGGTTTCCTGTGTATTTattacacagaaaaaataaagcaagaCCATGACTTTGTCATAGTAGTTCAGTGGTGCAAATTTGCAGTTAATTATAATTTGTAGATAGGGCAGATTAAATCAAGGGCTTTTCTTCCCCATGGGCAGTTTGAACTGTTGATTACGATACTAATTGAGAACAACATGAATGCTTTTACCTTTAAATAGAATATTTTACTTAAGTTGACGATCTCAGTGCTGAGACGTGAAAACATGACTTCTTGTATCAGCTATTAGAAGCATGTGATGAAATCTGGCATTTCTTAACTATTTGTGCATTGCATAGCATGGGTTTCAGTCCAGCTTATTCGGCATTTAACCACCAAAGTCATATCCTATCAGATTTACGTAACATACCTCAGTGTAACCCTGTAACTCTACTGTAAccctgcagagctgcaggtcCCTGTGCTGCCGGCGGGGAGGAGCACATCACGGATTTCCCGACATTTGACGTCACGTGTTTGGCTTGTACGGCAGCCAAtaggaggagaggaaaatacTACCGACAGCTCGACCTCTGCTAGCCTGAAACGCCATCTTAAACAGAAAGGGGCTTTAAACCGGGAGATAACAAGAAAACGGGCATTAGACGAGATAAACAGCATTCTCGTCTATGTTTTACACCCTTCGGTTGCTCTGGAGCAGCACTTGTCATGGCTTTGGATGTTTATATCACAGAATAAAGTTGGCTGTGTGAGGAACTCGGCACTGGTTAGCCTCTAGCTAGCTAGCGAGGGGGGAGGGGCGGAGgtttgaggatttttttttccgCAGCCGaagttgtttgtttatgttattcCAGCCCGACATGTCTTCTTCAAACCCAGGTAAAGTGCAATAAAAGTTACGACAGTTGATTTACACAGTGCTATTCAACCGTTAATCGGCTATGGGAGTTTTCTCTCGCAAAACTGAAGCGTTTATTTTCCTAAACAGTGTGACTGTAGCAGCTAGCTAGGTTAGCTTACTAGTAAGGTTAGCGGGTAATTGCACAGGTGATAGTTTGCTAATATTCTAGCCAGCTACAAGTGGCTAGATTAATGCACAAGTAGTTAAACTAAACTATTAAAATGACTTGTAATATGTTGATCGGTTGGCTAACTCTTGCGAGCTAAATATAGCTTCAGTGTTGTCAAATGAAGTGTAACTGGTTGTAAAATAACCAAAACTGTCAGATGTGTGCTTTAATGCTAATTTGGCTTCTGATTGTGGAGTCTAGCGTGTGTGGTTTCGTTTCTTGTTCACCGCTTGTGGCACAATAGGTAAATCACTTGTCATCTTTTCCACATTGCGTCCAATTTTACCtttgtgttgttattattagaGTTACCACTACCAGACCCAAATCTCGGAGCAGCAGGGACCCAAGCCAGTGGCGGGGCTGTTGTCACGAAAGTGACCACCAAAAGACGACCTCCGtaagtgtgtgttggtgttgaaTTCAACAGTGTGATGTTGGGTCTCTTGGCCATTGGCATTTGTGGTTAAATTTTATGTGAGGATGATTGTATGAAGCTACTTATGTATATCTGTCTTCTTCGTGTTGCAGGACCGACTTTGATGATGAAGAAAGCAGCAAGTTGTTCAGGTATATCTTTGTCGTTTATAAAGGAAGATGTCAGAGCTCTGTATGTCAGAGCTGCCGAGGTAACAacgttttctgtttttcctcaggtGTGACGATGAAGCAGCATGCTCCAACAATGACAAAGAGCGCTTTGCCAGGTATAAGGATGAATTTCAAAAAATAGATGCCTTGTTGGGGTTGGGGGAGCAATAATATTAATACAACTATTACCCCTAAGatcctctccccctctccttccaagttttttttttttttaactcttacagtcctttttatttattaggtAGTGATTTTTGGGCCTCTGTTTTAGTGGGTTGGTTTTATTTCCAGGTTTTTGGAAGAAGATCAGAGTTTCTCAGATAAGGAAAAACTAGCCAGGTATGGCCTGTACCACTGTGGAAGGTTCCCTCTCCTTGTCCATATCAATATTGAATGCACTGATGAAATACTATCCTGTCCTGCTGGGGCCCCAATACATTGTCATTTTGACAGCACAAAATTATTGGTATATTTCGCAGCTCTGTGCATCTGTTTTAGTGCCTGTCAGTGCTTTTCTGTCCAAGGAGACTGGTTGTCTGTCTCAGCCCACCACTGGTATGTGTCACTAACTGCTGTGCTTTGTGTAAGTCAGGGACTTTTTTCACCTGGTAAACCATTATCTTTGAGCAACTGtactctctgtttttctctctcctttctaAGGACATCTGAAGGGTCTTTCTGCACTTGCTTCATTTAGTCACACGACTAGCCTCAAAGactctcttcctttctcattATCATTTTGTTAAATCACTGTCTACAcgttgttgttctgtgttttcattactTCTCATAACTTCTATGATTCCTACTTTTTCTTCCAAATTGCCATACTTGAAGAGTGGAGTTAACTCTATCCATGTTTTCCACCTGCCCATCTACCCCCCCCATCCACATCTCAATCCCTCCTATCCTCTCCACTTGGTCCCTCGTTTCCTTATTTCAGGGAAAACCACAGTGAGATTGAGAGGCGGAGGCGGAACAAGATGACCGCTTACATCACAGAGCTCTCCGACATGGTGCCAACCTGCAGTGCGTTAGCACGGAAACCAGACAAACTAACCATTCTACGAATGGCTGTGTCCCATATGAAATCTCTAAGAGGAAGTGGCAATACCAGTGCAGATGGCTCATACAAACCTTCCTTTCTCACTGACCAGGTATTTGGAATTTAGAGAAAAGTATGAAACTGAGGACAAGTTGCGTGTTAAAGTTGTCACCAAATCTACTTAAACTGAGTTTACGCCAACTTTAAAGTCGATGTAGCTGAGAAGTTGAAGACATATTCAGAGCAGGCAACCATCTCTGACATAACAGCGCTGCTCAAGTATAAGTCAACAAATTTACTTAGGGATATGGGTCTCACAGTTATGTAGTTTTAACTGTATATTCTGAAAATATAGCTATAGTAGCTGAAGATTGTTTGCTATTTTCATTGAATATTTTTGATGTAGCTTGTATGATCAAATTTtatgtcaaaacattttttttttctcaccatgtTGGGCCAGACTTTGTTCTAGGCTATTGGTTACATTGCAAATTACTCACATCCTAACCTTTTGATTATATATTGACTCAAATTGACTACAAGAGATTCTCCTGTGTCTTACACCCTTCTAGTAAAGCTTTATGCTGACAGCTGGTAGTGTATGTGACGAGACCAAGCAGCAAAGGAAATTTGGTATTCTAAATTTGGAGAAAAAcagattcattaaaaaacaacaacaaaaaaaaaactaatctaCACACTAAAAGcatttgctctctgtctgtaGGAGCTAAAGCACCTCATCCTGGAAGCAGCTGATGGCTTCCTTTTTGTGGTGTCATGTGAGACTGGTCGCATTGTTTATGTCTCTGACTCCCTGACACCCGTCCTCAACCAGCCACAGTCTGAATGGCTTGGCTCTTCCCTTTATGATCAGCTTCACCCAGATGACACAGAAAAGCTCAGGGAGCAGCTTTCCACTGCAGAAAATAACAACACGGGTataaatcacacacataaatatcaATAGACACATGGACCTTTATGGTATACCCATGATATGCTGAACACACtgtcttgtttgtctttcaAGGGAGGATGTTGGACTTGAAGACAGGAACAGTGAAGAAGGAAAGCCAGCAGTCATCAGCCAGAATGAGTATGGGAGCCCGTCGATCATTCATCTGCAGAATGAGGTGTGACTCATACTAGATGTAATTATCCCGCTTATCATTTACATTGATATATGTATCAGGATGTAAACATTATTCATGTGATGGTATCGTTGTGTTTGCAGGTGTGGCTCGTGTCCAGTGGAACCGCTGTCGATGAACAGATTGCACTTCCTTAGAAATAGAAACAGGTGACCAAAAccaaatgatttttgttttgaggtgttttttttgttgttgttgttgtatcaGGATTTTAGCATAAATACAGTAGCCCAATTGCAATGAgatgcatgcaaacacaactGCTTATTGGCACAGTAATAGATCTTACAGATTTTAcaatttcttcttttccttcaggAATGGCTTGGGGATTGCCAAAGAAGGGGAGACCCAGTATGTAGTGGTCCACTGTACAGGATACATAAAGTCTTGGCCTCCTGCAGGTAAAACTAATAATTTTGTGAGGACTGGCATATATCTTTATAAATTTGCTTCTTTCTGGTCCATGCTATACCATTTTTtacgtgtttgtgttttaggagTGTCATTAACAGATGATGAAGCAGACAACACTCAGGGGAGCCGATACTGTCTAGTTGCTATTGGGCGGTTACAGGTATAATGCATATTGTTTATGTGGAGATGTGTAGTGTGGTATGTAGTTAATACAGAGAAGAATAAAGGTCTCTAATTCTGGCAATGTAATGTTTGGTAAAGATCTTAAACCTTGCCTGCCATTGTAAAGGCTTGAGAACATTTTCAATCAAAACTCGAAATTGGTTGTAGTGATTCACGCTCAGTGTGGTCATAAAGAATCTGAAATCTTAACCATTTAATATTATGTTATGTCGTGTTTTCTGTAGCACTTAAtgttcaagctgttttttttttttgtttgtttgtttttttttaaggtgacATGTTGTCCAGGTGACACAGACATCAACTGTACCAGTCTTCCAGTGGAGTTCATCTCACGCCATAACTGTCAGGGCATGTTCACCTTTGTAGACCACCGCAGCATGGCTGCTGTTGGCTACCAGCCCCAGGTAGTCACCACAACTGGTCAAAATTTCACAT is a window encoding:
- the arnt gene encoding aryl hydrocarbon receptor nuclear translocator isoform X3, whose protein sequence is MLFQPDMSSSNPELPLPDPNLGAAGTQASGGAVVTKVTTKRRPPTDFDDEESSKLFRCDDEAACSNNDKERFARENHSEIERRRRNKMTAYITELSDMVPTCSALARKPDKLTILRMAVSHMKSLRGSGNTSADGSYKPSFLTDQELKHLILEAADGFLFVVSCETGRIVYVSDSLTPVLNQPQSEWLGSSLYDQLHPDDTEKLREQLSTAENNNTGRMLDLKTGTVKKESQQSSARMSMGARRSFICRMRCGSCPVEPLSMNRLHFLRNRNRNGLGIAKEGETQYVVVHCTGYIKSWPPAGVSLTDDEADNTQGSRYCLVAIGRLQVTCCPGDTDINCTSLPVEFISRHNCQGMFTFVDHRSMAAVGYQPQDLLGKNILEFAHPEDQGLLRDSFQQVVKLKGQVLSVMFRFRSKSREWLWMRTSSFTFQNPFSEEIEYIICTNVNVKQLQQQQADLEGGGTRDGLYEAGPVTLSQMPVQPVTATGPDHSKSLEKPELYSSLFPGPDQTKGIPPAATPSTQVYPSPNNFTAGRSNDAYRPVNVTPQMAQPAHSAGQMLTQMSRQNGVPQSVTSSSTGTPLHGGPAGGWPGAEAGARPQFNNQVPPQAAKTVSPAFNSMGGFGGSSSNSFGQMPTGAAPTPNNGANYSQINARANLNTNGYDGSQSAPQFPSRAAETVWPQWQNQQHSQSNAEQHPHTQGNQQDIFPDVLSMLEQPAAFNSDDFEIPIYPSFNE